Proteins from one Ranitomeya variabilis isolate aRanVar5 chromosome 1, aRanVar5.hap1, whole genome shotgun sequence genomic window:
- the EIF2AK3 gene encoding eukaryotic translation initiation factor 2-alpha kinase 3 isoform X2, producing MVGLMRRLCGPVTAVLLLLGVVAAGLVEQGAPGRDAGYPWEEEQEDSRGLRSLAPGLGAAAAFPTGDVIVEDDESAAEQEESGREERRPRSLVIISTLDGRIAALDADNHGRKQWDLDVGSGSLVSSSLSKPEVFGNKMIIPSLDGDLFQWDRDRESMEAVPFTVESLLESSYKFGDDVVLVGGKSLTTYGLSASSGKVKYICSAMGCRRWNEEETEQDDILLLHRKQKTVRAVGPRSGGEKWNFSVGHFELRYIPDVEPAVGFIEGHVEPSGGTDDSKIIMDVDDLEVGTKDMVIKISVADWKVMAFNRQLGHLEWEHQFCTPIASAWLVRDGKVLPISLFDDTSYSSDDVLEDEEDLVEAARGATESSFYLGMYRGQLYLQASVRPSEKFPVNPTALDTRNDGNAIISLPRIKWKPLIHSPSRTPVMVGSDEFDKCLSNDKFSHEEYSNGALSVLQYPYDNGYYLPYYKRERSKRGTQITIGILENPNYKNIRKKDPVVLLPWWKEIIGTILLCITATTYIVRRLFQPTSSARKRKESETQCQTDTKYEAVNGDPAEIRREDSGCGYVSRYLTDFDPIRCLGRGGFGVVFEARNKVDDCNYAIKRIRLPNRKLAREKVMREVKALAKLEHPGIVRYFNAWREEPPELWQEKMDELWLKDGCTEWPFSSPTPVDGLSLKVRSADPYSMREQVEVITPSSESLSSPSTGFILVDPGRHRRRSFPRRFSSDDVAVVNLQDSVLTDCDLEHSTEEEGPGGLYSPRDLGLHERTSSSIIFEDSGCDNTSSHVDNRPDVSVVVTTSEFSQRDSGTKDSCSSESKPSTLSISPPRPKTLNLDLTKNTSEKLNPGSPKVYLYIQMQLCRQENLKDWMEARCTLEDRPRPESLHIFLQIAEAVQFLHSKGLMHRDLKPSNIFFTMDDVVKVGDFGLVTEMDQEEDEETVLTPMPAYARHTGQVGTKLYMSPEQMCGQSYSHKVDIFSLGLILFELLYPFGTNMERVQILTDLRDLKFPALFTQQYPQEHTMVRHMLSHNPSERPEAEDIIDSPVFENVELPSKLILRQRSRTLSSSGLKNLKHSSK from the exons ATCCCTGGTGATCATCAGCACACTGGATGGGAGGATTGCAGCGCTGGATGCAGACAATCATGGCAGGAAGCAGTGGGACCTGGATGTGGGCTCGGGGTCGCTCGTGTCCTCCAGCCTCAGTAAACCAGAG GTCTTCGGGAATAAGATGATAATCCCCTCCCTGGACGGAGACCTCTTTCAGTGGGACCGAGACAGAGAGAGCATGGAAGCCGTACCGTTCACGGTGGAGTCCCTCCTGGAGTCGTCGTACAAGTTTGGCGACGACGTCGTGTTAGTTGGAGGAAAGTCCCTGACGACTTATGGGCTGAGTGCCAGCAGCGGTAAG GTGAAGTACATCTGCTCCGCCATGGGCTGCCGGCGGTGGAACGAAGAGGAGACTGAGCAGGACGACATCCTACTGTTACATCGGAAGCAGAAAACCGTGCGAGCGGTGGGACCCCGCAGcgggggtgaaaa GTGGAATTTCAGCGTCGGTCATTTTGAGCTGCGTTACATCCCAGACGTTGAGCCGGCTGTGGGTTTCATCGAAGGTCACGTCGAACCCAGCGGTGGCACAGACGACTCCAAAATCATCATGGACGTCGACGACCTGGAAGTTGGCACGAAGGACATGGTCATCAAGATCTCTGTGGCCGACTGGAAGGTCATGGCTTTTAACAGACAACTGGGACACTTGGAGTGGGAGCATCAG TTCTGCACTCCCATAGCGTCGGCCTGGTTAGTCCGGGACGGGAAGGTCTTGCCCATCAGTCTGTTCGATGACACCAGTTACTCCTCAGACGATgtcctggaggatgaggaggatctgGTGGAAGCTGCAAGAGGAGCTACCGAGTCCAGCTTCTACCTCG GGATGTACCGGGGGCAGCTGTATCTGCAGGCCTCTGTTCGCCCATCGGAGAAATTCCCAGTTAATCCCACAGCATTGGACACCAGGAACGATGGGAACGCCATCATATCTCTGCCCAGGATCAAGTGGAAGCCTTTAATCC ATTCTCCTTCCCGGACGCCTGTGATGGTCGGATCAGACGAGTTTGATAAATGTCTCAGTAATGACAAGTTCTCTCATGAGGAGTACAGCAACGGGGCGCTGTCTGTGCTCCAGTATCCGTACG ATAACGGTTATTACCTGCCGTACTACAAGCGAGAGCGCAGTAAGCGCGGGACACAGATCACCATTGGGATCCTGGAGAACCCGAACTACAAGAACATTCGCAAGAAGGATCCGGTGGTTCTTCTCCCCTGGTGGAAGGAGATCATCGGCACCATCCTGCTGTGCATCACGGCCACCACGTACATTGTCCGCAGGCTCTTCCAGCCGACCAGCAGCGCCCGG AAGAGGAAAGAATCGGAGACTCAGTGTCAGACGGACACCAAGTACGAAGCCGTGAACGGGGACCCGGCGGAGATCAGACGCGAGGACAGCGGCTGCGGATACGTGTCACG GTATCTGACCGACTTTGATCCTATCCGGTGTTTAGGACGCGGGGGCTTCGGAGTGGTGTTTGAAGCCCGGAATAAAGTTGATGATTGTAACTACGCCATTAAGAGAATCCGCCTCCCCAACAG GAAACTGGCCCGAGAGAAGGTGATGCGAGAGGTGAAGGCTCTCGCCAAACTGGAGCATCCTGGGATCGTGCGCTATTTCAATGCTTGGCGTGAAGAGCCGCCAGAATTATGGCAGGAGAAAATGGATGAGCTGTGGCTAAAAGATGGATG CACGGAGTGGCCCTTCAGCTCCCCGACGCCTGTGGACGGCCTTTCCCTTAAGGTCCGGAGTGCAGACCCCTACTCCATGAGGGAGCAGGTGGAAGTCATCACCCCTTCTTCAGAGAGTCTGAGCTCGCCGTCCACCGGATTTATCCTCGTTGACCCCGGCCGGCATCGGAGGCGCTCGTTTCCTCGCCGCTTCTCCTCGGACGACGTCGctgttgtgaacctgcaggacagcgTCCTTACAGACTGTGATCTGGAGCACAGCACGGAGGAGGAGGGTCCCGGAGGGCTTTATTCTCCGCGGGATCTCGGGTTACACGAGAGGACCTCCTCCTCCATCATCTTTGAAGACTCTGGTTGTGACAACACATCCAGTCACGTAGATAACAGGCCAGACGTGTCCGTTGTGGTCACCACCAGTGAGTTTTCTCAGAGAGACTCTGGAACTAAGGACTCGTGCTCCAGCGAGAGCAAACCCAGCACTTTGTCTATTTCTCCTCCAAGACCTAAAACTTTGAACTTGGACTTAACCAAAAATACTTCGGAGAAGCTGAACCCCGGCTCCCCTAAGGTGTACCTCTATATACAGATGCAGCTGTGCCGCCAGGAGAACCTCAAAGACTGGATGGAGGCTCGCTGCACCCTGGAGGATCGGCCGCGGCCTGAAAGCCTCCATATATTTCTGCAAATTGCAGAAGCCGTTCAGTTTTTGCACAGTAAAGGTCTAATGCACCGAGATCTGAAG CCATCCAACATTTTCTTTACGATGGACGATGTTGTGAAGGTCGGAGACTTCGGGTTGGTGACGGAGATGGACCAGGAAGAAGATGAAGAAACCGTTCTGACGCCCATGCCAGCCTACGCCCGACATACCGGGCAGGTGGGGACCAAGCTGTACATGAGCCCCGAGCAG ATGTGCGGCCAGAGTTACTCTCACAAGGTGGACATCTTCTCCCTGGGCCTCATCTTATTTGAGCTGCTGTATCCGTTCGGGACCAATATGGAGAGAGTGCAG atATTAACAGACTTGCGGGACCTGAAGTTTCCAGCCCTGTTTACACAGCAGTATCCCCAGGAG CACACCATGGTCCGGCACATGCTTTCTCACAACCCGAGCGAGCGGCCGGAGGCTGAAGACATCATAGACAGCCCTGTGTTTGAGAACGTCGAACTTCCCAGTAAGCTGATTCTCCGGCAGCGGTCGCGGACCCTCAGCTCTTCCGGTCTGAAGAACCTGAAACATTCCAGCAAGTGA
- the EIF2AK3 gene encoding eukaryotic translation initiation factor 2-alpha kinase 3 isoform X1 translates to MVGLMRRLCGPVTAVLLLLGVVAAGLVEQGAPGRDAGYPWEEEQEDSRGLRSLAPGLGAAAAFPTGDVIVEDDESAAEQEESGREERRPRSLVIISTLDGRIAALDADNHGRKQWDLDVGSGSLVSSSLSKPEVFGNKMIIPSLDGDLFQWDRDRESMEAVPFTVESLLESSYKFGDDVVLVGGKSLTTYGLSASSGKVKYICSAMGCRRWNEEETEQDDILLLHRKQKTVRAVGPRSGGEKWNFSVGHFELRYIPDVEPAVGFIEGHVEPSGGTDDSKIIMDVDDLEVGTKDMVIKISVADWKVMAFNRQLGHLEWEHQFCTPIASAWLVRDGKVLPISLFDDTSYSSDDVLEDEEDLVEAARGATESSFYLGMYRGQLYLQASVRPSEKFPVNPTALDTRNDGNAIISLPRIKWKPLIHSPSRTPVMVGSDEFDKCLSNDKFSHEEYSNGALSVLQYPYAKNGESIRLEEQDPPVPPVAAVCLAAFPGQHPSLDNGYYLPYYKRERSKRGTQITIGILENPNYKNIRKKDPVVLLPWWKEIIGTILLCITATTYIVRRLFQPTSSARKRKESETQCQTDTKYEAVNGDPAEIRREDSGCGYVSRYLTDFDPIRCLGRGGFGVVFEARNKVDDCNYAIKRIRLPNRKLAREKVMREVKALAKLEHPGIVRYFNAWREEPPELWQEKMDELWLKDGCTEWPFSSPTPVDGLSLKVRSADPYSMREQVEVITPSSESLSSPSTGFILVDPGRHRRRSFPRRFSSDDVAVVNLQDSVLTDCDLEHSTEEEGPGGLYSPRDLGLHERTSSSIIFEDSGCDNTSSHVDNRPDVSVVVTTSEFSQRDSGTKDSCSSESKPSTLSISPPRPKTLNLDLTKNTSEKLNPGSPKVYLYIQMQLCRQENLKDWMEARCTLEDRPRPESLHIFLQIAEAVQFLHSKGLMHRDLKPSNIFFTMDDVVKVGDFGLVTEMDQEEDEETVLTPMPAYARHTGQVGTKLYMSPEQMCGQSYSHKVDIFSLGLILFELLYPFGTNMERVQILTDLRDLKFPALFTQQYPQEHTMVRHMLSHNPSERPEAEDIIDSPVFENVELPSKLILRQRSRTLSSSGLKNLKHSSK, encoded by the exons ATCCCTGGTGATCATCAGCACACTGGATGGGAGGATTGCAGCGCTGGATGCAGACAATCATGGCAGGAAGCAGTGGGACCTGGATGTGGGCTCGGGGTCGCTCGTGTCCTCCAGCCTCAGTAAACCAGAG GTCTTCGGGAATAAGATGATAATCCCCTCCCTGGACGGAGACCTCTTTCAGTGGGACCGAGACAGAGAGAGCATGGAAGCCGTACCGTTCACGGTGGAGTCCCTCCTGGAGTCGTCGTACAAGTTTGGCGACGACGTCGTGTTAGTTGGAGGAAAGTCCCTGACGACTTATGGGCTGAGTGCCAGCAGCGGTAAG GTGAAGTACATCTGCTCCGCCATGGGCTGCCGGCGGTGGAACGAAGAGGAGACTGAGCAGGACGACATCCTACTGTTACATCGGAAGCAGAAAACCGTGCGAGCGGTGGGACCCCGCAGcgggggtgaaaa GTGGAATTTCAGCGTCGGTCATTTTGAGCTGCGTTACATCCCAGACGTTGAGCCGGCTGTGGGTTTCATCGAAGGTCACGTCGAACCCAGCGGTGGCACAGACGACTCCAAAATCATCATGGACGTCGACGACCTGGAAGTTGGCACGAAGGACATGGTCATCAAGATCTCTGTGGCCGACTGGAAGGTCATGGCTTTTAACAGACAACTGGGACACTTGGAGTGGGAGCATCAG TTCTGCACTCCCATAGCGTCGGCCTGGTTAGTCCGGGACGGGAAGGTCTTGCCCATCAGTCTGTTCGATGACACCAGTTACTCCTCAGACGATgtcctggaggatgaggaggatctgGTGGAAGCTGCAAGAGGAGCTACCGAGTCCAGCTTCTACCTCG GGATGTACCGGGGGCAGCTGTATCTGCAGGCCTCTGTTCGCCCATCGGAGAAATTCCCAGTTAATCCCACAGCATTGGACACCAGGAACGATGGGAACGCCATCATATCTCTGCCCAGGATCAAGTGGAAGCCTTTAATCC ATTCTCCTTCCCGGACGCCTGTGATGGTCGGATCAGACGAGTTTGATAAATGTCTCAGTAATGACAAGTTCTCTCATGAGGAGTACAGCAACGGGGCGCTGTCTGTGCTCCAGTATCCGTACG CAAAGAACGGAGAATCCATCAGACTTGAAGAGCAAGACCCTCCTGTGCCCCCAGTAGCGGCCGTCTGCCTGGCTGCCTTTCCCGGCCAGCACCCTTCTCTTG ATAACGGTTATTACCTGCCGTACTACAAGCGAGAGCGCAGTAAGCGCGGGACACAGATCACCATTGGGATCCTGGAGAACCCGAACTACAAGAACATTCGCAAGAAGGATCCGGTGGTTCTTCTCCCCTGGTGGAAGGAGATCATCGGCACCATCCTGCTGTGCATCACGGCCACCACGTACATTGTCCGCAGGCTCTTCCAGCCGACCAGCAGCGCCCGG AAGAGGAAAGAATCGGAGACTCAGTGTCAGACGGACACCAAGTACGAAGCCGTGAACGGGGACCCGGCGGAGATCAGACGCGAGGACAGCGGCTGCGGATACGTGTCACG GTATCTGACCGACTTTGATCCTATCCGGTGTTTAGGACGCGGGGGCTTCGGAGTGGTGTTTGAAGCCCGGAATAAAGTTGATGATTGTAACTACGCCATTAAGAGAATCCGCCTCCCCAACAG GAAACTGGCCCGAGAGAAGGTGATGCGAGAGGTGAAGGCTCTCGCCAAACTGGAGCATCCTGGGATCGTGCGCTATTTCAATGCTTGGCGTGAAGAGCCGCCAGAATTATGGCAGGAGAAAATGGATGAGCTGTGGCTAAAAGATGGATG CACGGAGTGGCCCTTCAGCTCCCCGACGCCTGTGGACGGCCTTTCCCTTAAGGTCCGGAGTGCAGACCCCTACTCCATGAGGGAGCAGGTGGAAGTCATCACCCCTTCTTCAGAGAGTCTGAGCTCGCCGTCCACCGGATTTATCCTCGTTGACCCCGGCCGGCATCGGAGGCGCTCGTTTCCTCGCCGCTTCTCCTCGGACGACGTCGctgttgtgaacctgcaggacagcgTCCTTACAGACTGTGATCTGGAGCACAGCACGGAGGAGGAGGGTCCCGGAGGGCTTTATTCTCCGCGGGATCTCGGGTTACACGAGAGGACCTCCTCCTCCATCATCTTTGAAGACTCTGGTTGTGACAACACATCCAGTCACGTAGATAACAGGCCAGACGTGTCCGTTGTGGTCACCACCAGTGAGTTTTCTCAGAGAGACTCTGGAACTAAGGACTCGTGCTCCAGCGAGAGCAAACCCAGCACTTTGTCTATTTCTCCTCCAAGACCTAAAACTTTGAACTTGGACTTAACCAAAAATACTTCGGAGAAGCTGAACCCCGGCTCCCCTAAGGTGTACCTCTATATACAGATGCAGCTGTGCCGCCAGGAGAACCTCAAAGACTGGATGGAGGCTCGCTGCACCCTGGAGGATCGGCCGCGGCCTGAAAGCCTCCATATATTTCTGCAAATTGCAGAAGCCGTTCAGTTTTTGCACAGTAAAGGTCTAATGCACCGAGATCTGAAG CCATCCAACATTTTCTTTACGATGGACGATGTTGTGAAGGTCGGAGACTTCGGGTTGGTGACGGAGATGGACCAGGAAGAAGATGAAGAAACCGTTCTGACGCCCATGCCAGCCTACGCCCGACATACCGGGCAGGTGGGGACCAAGCTGTACATGAGCCCCGAGCAG ATGTGCGGCCAGAGTTACTCTCACAAGGTGGACATCTTCTCCCTGGGCCTCATCTTATTTGAGCTGCTGTATCCGTTCGGGACCAATATGGAGAGAGTGCAG atATTAACAGACTTGCGGGACCTGAAGTTTCCAGCCCTGTTTACACAGCAGTATCCCCAGGAG CACACCATGGTCCGGCACATGCTTTCTCACAACCCGAGCGAGCGGCCGGAGGCTGAAGACATCATAGACAGCCCTGTGTTTGAGAACGTCGAACTTCCCAGTAAGCTGATTCTCCGGCAGCGGTCGCGGACCCTCAGCTCTTCCGGTCTGAAGAACCTGAAACATTCCAGCAAGTGA